TAGATGGCCACGGCCAGTGCCGTAGCTGCCACCGCTGGCAGGTACGCCATCACCTTACCCTGGGTTTTGGCAACGGCAATCAAACCCACCAATGGCATACCCACGGCAGTCACCAAAAAGCCCATCATGGCCAATGGCATGTTCTCACCGGCAAGCATGCCCGCAAATGGCGGGAATATCAGGTTACCGGCCCCCAAAAAGAACGCAAAAGTCATAAAACCCAGACTTAAGGTGTCTGAGAAACTCATCTGCTTGTTTTGCACAAGAAGCCCCATCTTATTTATTAGTGTTTTTCGAACAAACTTAAGTGATTATCTGTAACTTGGCTACCGAAGAAGGACTGAGAAAGCCCCCGTGTAACGCCATAATTACAGCACTGGAGAGGTAAATTTGGCGTTGCGCGCCGAAAAAACCACCTGCCTCGAGGTGAATTTTGGCCAAAAACGCCACCGAGGGGCCCGAAGTCGCAAAAAATGGCTACGGGAAAGGGGGAAACTAATACCAAAGCCCGGACAGCAGCGCAAGCAGACTGGCCTCTCTTGCACAAAAAAGTGCCCCATGCTGCATTCGCGCTAACAGCATGTTGCGCCGGATCACGGCTCATGGGCGTTTTCGGGCCGCAGTCATCACATTTGGGCAACAGCGGCCCCAAACAAGGTCAGACCAGAGGTCAAGAGCCGGCGCCTTTTTACCGGCAAGCCAGGGGCTTTTCTGGGGACAAACGCGGGATTCTGTTACCATGCCGCCACAGGAAAGTGATTGTTCATTTGGCTCAGACACCATGGGATTCAGTTTTAAAGCATTTCACGTGGACGATTTCGGTTGCGGTATGCCCGTCAGCACAGACGCCGTGCTTCTGGGGGCCTGGGCCAATCTTGATGGCGCCAATGCAGTGCTCGACCTGGGCGCCGGCAGTGGCCTGTTGGCTCTGATGGCGGCCCAGCGCTGCAAGGCGCCCATCACCGCCGTCGAAATAGACCCTGTGGCCGCCAGTGCGTGCCGCAGTAACTTCAGCGCCAGCCCCTGGCACGACAGAATAAGCCTGATTGAAGCCGATGCCACTGATGCAAAGGCGCTGGCAGGCAAAGTGTTCACTCACATACTCTGTAATCCGCCCTACTTTGAAACCGGGCCATTGTCAGAAAAGCCCGGCAGAGCTCAGGCAAGACACACAGGCAGCCTTGGATTTTTGGCACTGTGCAAGCTAATGGCAACCCACTTAAGCGCCCAGGGCGTTGCCAGCCTGGTGTTGCCGGTGGAAAGTGAGTCAGCCTTCATGCAAGCGCTCACTCACGCCGGGCTCGGCATCCAGCAAAGGGTTGAAGTCAGTACGGTTGAAGGAAAAGCGCCACGGAGACTGCTGCTCGCGGTCAGCCACAAAGAGGACAATTATCAGCATGAACACCTCGCCATCAGGGATGTTCAAGGCTGCTACACTGAGGCCATGACGGCCCTCACCAGGGACTTTTACCTGAAACTGTAACTCCTGGTTTCAGTAACCGAGTAAAGCACCTATAATACCGCGCCTGTTAGAGTAGGAATGCCACCATGCTATTTGAAGATTTCCAATTGGACCCCGAGCTGCTGGAGTCCCTGAAAGCCATGGGGCACAACACCCCCACCACCATTCAGCGTATGACCATCCCCCTTGCCATGGAGCAAAGGGATATTCTGGCGCGCGCTCCAACAGGGACCGGCAAGACTGCCAGCTTTTTGCTGCCTGCGCTGCAGCACCTGATAGATTTCCCCCGCCGTCGTCCAGGTCAGCCCCGGGTGCTGGTACTGACTCCCACCCGTGAATTGGCCAGCCAAATCCATCGCTACGCCAGCCATCTGGCCACCAATCTGGAGCTGGACATCAAGCTTATCACCGGTGGCGTGCCCTATGGTCCACAGGAAGAGATGCTCAAGAGTAACGTCGATATCCTGGTGGCAACCCCGGGACGTCTGCTGGAGTATCTGGACAAGGGCCATTTCAGCGCCGAACTGGTGGAAGTCCTGGTTATCGACGAAGCCGACCGCATGCTGGACATGGGCTTTGGTGAAGTGGTGAAAACCATTGCCGTAGAAGCCAGTGGCCGCAAACAGGCCATGCTCTTTTCCGCCACCCTGGAAGGTGGCGGCGTGGGCAACTTTGCCCGTGAGCTCCTCAACGAACCTGTATTCGTGGAGTCTGAGCCGCCCCGCAGCGAAAAAGCCAAAATCCATCAGTGGATACATCTGGCCGACGACAAAGACCACAAGTTCGCCCTGCTGACCCATTTGCTCAAGCAGGAAGAAGTGAAGCGAGCCATCGTGTTCTGTAAGACCCGCGACGTGGTGGCTTCGCTGGAAGGCCAATTGCAACAGGCCGGTATTGCCTGCGC
This sequence is a window from Shewanella zhangzhouensis. Protein-coding genes within it:
- a CDS encoding tRNA1(Val) (adenine(37)-N6)-methyltransferase — protein: MGFSFKAFHVDDFGCGMPVSTDAVLLGAWANLDGANAVLDLGAGSGLLALMAAQRCKAPITAVEIDPVAASACRSNFSASPWHDRISLIEADATDAKALAGKVFTHILCNPPYFETGPLSEKPGRAQARHTGSLGFLALCKLMATHLSAQGVASLVLPVESESAFMQALTHAGLGIQQRVEVSTVEGKAPRRLLLAVSHKEDNYQHEHLAIRDVQGCYTEAMTALTRDFYLKL